Below is a window of Halolamina sp. CBA1230 DNA.
ACATCGCCGCGGCCGGCCGCCAGGTCGTCGTCGTCCACGGCGGCTCGACGGCGGTCGACGACACGCTCGAAGCGATGGGTCGCGAGCCCGAGTACGTCACGACGCCGTCGGGCGTCTCCGGACGTTTCACCGACGCGCCGACGATGGAGGTGTTCGAGATGGTGTTGCCCGGGAAGCTCAACACCGAACTCGTCACCGACCTCCGCGCGGCGGGCGTGAACGCGGTCGGGCTCTCGGGCGTCGACGGCGGTCTCGTGACGGGCTCCCGCAAGTCCGCCGTCCGCGTTGTCGAGGACGGCAAGAAGAAGATCCGCCGGGGCGACCACGCGGGCAAGCCGGAGTCGGTCAACGCCGACCTGCTCGACTCGCTGCTCGCGGACGGCTACGTGCCGGCGGTCTCGCCGCCGATGCTGGCCGACGACGGCACCGCCGCCAACGCCGACGCCGACCGCGTGGCCGCGCTGCTGGCCGCGGAGCTCGGCGGCGAACTCGTGCTGCTGACCGACGTGGAAGGCGTTTACGAGGACCCGGACGATCCCGAGACCCTGATCGACGAGGCGTCGACGCCAGCCGAGTTCGCGGCCGTCGAGGAGGCTGCGGAGGGGTTCATGAGCCGCAAGGTCCACGCCGCGGAGGAGGCGCTGACCGGCGGCGCCGAGGGCGTCGTCGTCTCGGACGCCACGCTCCGCAAGCCCCTCCTCGCCGCGCTGGAGGGCCACGGTACTTGGATCGCGAAGGAGGCGGTCGCGGGCGAGGAGCCCACCGCAGCGAACGGGGGTGACGCCGAGTGACCGGCGAGGGGTTCGTCTTCTCCGAGAAACCCATCGAGATCGAGTCGGGGTCGGGCGTCACGCTCACCGCGAGCGACGGCACCGAGTACCTCGATTTCGGCGCCTCCTACGCCTGCACGCCGCTGGGGCATTCGCCGCCGGCGGTCGTCGACGCGATCCGCGAGCAGGCCGAGGAGCTGCTGTACGTCCAGGGCTCCTACCCCGTCGCCGCGCGCACCGCGCTCCAGGAACAGCTCGGCGAGGTCGCGCCGGGCGACCTCTCGAAGGTGTGGCTCTGTAACTCCGGCACGGAGGCCAACGAGGCCGCGCTGAAGTTCGCGCGCTCGGCGACCGACCGCGAGAACGTCGTCGTCGCCAAGCGCGCGTTCCACGGCCGCACGCTCGGCGCGCTCTCGCTGACGTGGAAGGACGACTACCGCGACCCGTTCGGGCCGCTCCCGGGCGGCGTGGAGTTCGTCCCCTACGGCGACGAGGCAGCACTCGCCGAGGCCGTCGACGACGAGACCGCAGCAGTGTTCCTCGAACCGATTCAGGGCGAGGGTGGCGTCCACCCCGCCGGCGACGCGTACCTTCGGACCGCCCGCGAGGTGACCGAGGAGGCGAGCGCGGCGCTCGTGCTCGACGAGATCCAGACCGGCGTCGGCCGCACCGGGACGATGTGGGCCTGCCAGTCGGCGGGAATCGTTCCGGACGTCCTCACCGCCGCGAAAGGTGTCGCCTCCGGCCTCCCGCTGGGCGTGACGCTCTGTGCGGACTGGATCGCCGAGGGCGCGGGGAACCACGGCTCGACGTTCGCGGGCAACCCCGTCGTCGCCGCCGCGGCGGGCGCGACGCTGACGCAGTTGCAGGCCGAGAGCGTGCCCGAGAACGCCGCTGCGGTGGGAGAACACCTGCGCGCGGAGTTGCGTGCTGCGGTCGACGAGCACGACCTCCCTGTCCGCGAGGTGCGCGGCGACGGGCTCATGATCGGCGTCGAGGTCAAACGCGGGTCGATGCGCGTGCTCCGGGAACTCGCGCTCTCGGAGCAGCTGCTCGCGCTCCCGGCCGGGCGCTCGGTCGTGCGCCTGCTCCCGCCGCTCGTGATCGACGAGAGCCACGCCGAGAGCGCTGTCGACAGCCTCGTGGAGGTGCTCGGCTGACGATGGTCGACGGCGTCCCGGACCCCACTGGCGCGCTGGACACGCTCGGGCGCGAACTGCTCGCGGAGCTGGTCGCGATCCCCTCGCAGTCGGGCGAGGAGGCCGACGCGGCGGCCCACCTCGCGGGCTTTTTCGCGGAGCACGGGCGCGAGGCGTCGATCGACGACGCCGGCAACGTCCGTGCTCCGGGGGACGAGTCGGTGCTGCTGACCTCCCACGTCGACACGGTGCCCGGTCAGATCCCGGTCCGCGTCGAGGACGGGGACGAGGAGCTGGGCGTCGACGGCCCGGTGCTCTGGGGGCGCGGCAGCGTCGACGCGACCGGCCCGCTGGTGGCGATGGCCGTCGCGGCCGTCGAGACCGGCGTCTCCTTCGTCGGCGTCGTCGGCGAGGAGACCGACTCCCGCGGCGCGCGCCACCTGATCGAGGCCCGCGACGCGCCCGAAGCCGTGATCAACGGCGAACCCTCGGGCTGGGACGCGATCACGCTGGGGTACCGCGGCATCGTCGGCGGCGAGTACGCCGTCTCGACGGCCGCGAGCCACGGCGCCCGTCCGGACGCGAACGCGATCGACCACGCGACCGCGTGGTGGGAGCGCGTCCGCGACGCCGTCGACGCCGCGAACGAGGACGTGGAGCCGGGCGGGTTCGACACGATCACCGCCACCGCGACGTCGATCGACGGCGGCCTGAGCGACGACGGCTCGACCGTGGCGGCGTCGATGGCGACGCGGTTCCGCGTGCCGCCGAGCGAGACGCCCGAGTCCGTGCGCGAACTCGTCGACGACTGCCGCCGCGAGGGCGGGGTCTCGTGGGGGCAGTCGATCCCACCGCTCGTCGCTTCGCCCCGCAGCACGCCCGCGGCGGCGCTCCGCAAGGGAATCCGCGACGCCGGCGGCGAGCCGACCCACCTGCACAAAACCGGCACCGCCGACGCGAACCTCTACGCCGACGCCTGGGACGTGCCGGTCGTCACCTACGGCCCCGGCGACGCGGCGCTGGACCACGCGCCCGACGAGCGCCTGCCGCTCTCGGAGTTCGATCGCGCAGTGACCGTCCTGACGACCGCCTGCGAAGGGCTCACCGACTGACAATCCAGACCGATGTACGACAACGACACCGCGACTACGTTCCCGACGGACCTGCTCACGATCGACCAGCTCTCGCCGGCGGCGCTCCGGCGGCTGCTCGACCGCGCGGCCGCGATCAAGGCCGGCGAGGAGCCCGCTCGGCTGGACGACCGGAGCGTGGCGATGGTGTTCGAGAAACCCTCGACGCGGACTCGCACGTCGTTCGAGGCTGGCGTGACCGAACTCGGTGGCCACCCGACGTTCCTCGGTCAGGACGATATTCACCTCGGCCACGGCGAGCCGCTGAAGGACACCGCCCGCGCGCTCTCGCAGTACGTCGACGCGCTGGTGGCGCGGCTGAACAGCCACGACGACCTCGCGGAACTGGCCGCCCACGCCGACGTGCCGGTCGTGAACGCGCTGACCGACCGCGCACACCCCTGCCAGACGCTCGCGGACCTGCTGACGCTGCGGGAGATCGCGGCCGAGGAGGGGGGAGAACTGCAGGACCTGACGCTCGCGTGGGTCGGCGACGGGAACAACGTCGCGCGCTCGCTCGTCGTCGGCTGTGCGCTCGCGGGCGTGGAGCTACGCGTCGCGACCCCCGAGGGGTACGGCGTCGACGACGAGGCGCTCGCGGCGGCGGCAGCGGCCGACGGCGAACCAACCCTGTTCGATAGCCCCGGCGCCGCCGTCGCCGGTGCGGACGTCGTCTACACCGACGTCTGGGTCAGCATGGGCGACAGCGAGGCGAAAATCCCCGATTTCGAGGGGTTCCAGGTCGACGAAGCGCTGCTCGGCGACGCGAAGCTGATGCACTGTCTCCCCGCGAACCGCGGGCAGGAGGTGACCGACGGCGCGCTGGAGAGCGAGCAGTCGGTGGTCTGGCAGCAGGCCGGCAACCGCAAACCGACCCAACAGGCGCTGCTGCTGGAACTGATAACCGGCAGTCGGTAGCGGCTCTCGCGGTCAGTCCGACGCGGGCGATGTGGGTTACGTGCCGACGCGATCCCGGATCCGGGTGAAAACGTAGCTCAGACAGAAGTAGAGGGCGAGCAGAACGGTCAGCCCGGTGATGTACGTCATCAGCGACGAGTATCCCCACGTCTGCGTCCAGATATCGATCAGCGACCAGGTAATTGCCCAGCCCAGTACAGCGGTGGTTACGATAGTTACCGCTTTCACCCGTATCGAGTCGTGGTCGGTTGTCGTCGCCCACAGGTCTTTCAGTGACGCTAACGAGGAAGCCATTAGTTGAAACCAACTATCCTAGGGTGAAAATAGTTCTGCCGTGGGGCGACCGAACTGTCACGCAACAGAAACTATTGCAGCGATCTCAGTCGCGTTATTACGAGACCTGCTCCTCTCTCGCGTTTCGCGGGCGGTCTGGACGGTGAATCCGTGGGACGGTCGGCTCACGCCCCCTCGAACGGCGGGGGGACGTGCTCGCCGGGTGGCAGTAGCGGCGTTCAGGCCGCGACGTCGCCGGCCATCTCGACCGCCTCGTCGACGCCGACCTCTTCGTCCAGTTCGGCGAGCCGGGAGAGCAGTGCCTCGACACGGGCCTCGGTCGGCTCCCGTCCGGCGCGTTCGAGCAGCGTCCGGGCCGCACCCGCGCCCGTACTCGCGCCGAACAGGAGCCGTCGTTCCCCACCGAACCGCGCCGGGTCGAACGGCTCAAACGTCGACGGCTCGTCGAGCATCGCCGCGGTGTGGAGCCCCGACTCGTGGGAGAACACCTCGTCGCCGAGCAGCGGTTTCGTCGGTGAGACGTCCTCGTCCAGCGTCTCCAGCACGCGTCGGGCGACGGGGAGCAACGACGGCTCGTCGACCGCGAGGTCGATCGGCTCCACGCCGACGGCGGCCGCGGCGACGAACTCCTCGGTCGCCGTGTTCCCGGCACGCTCGCCGATCCCGCCGACGGAGACGTCGACTTTTCCCGCACCCACGCGGCCCGCCGCCAGCGCGTTCGCCGTGCCGACGCCGAGATCCTCGTGGAAATGAACCCCGACGGATCCGAGATCGGTGTCGAGGTCGGCGAGGAACTGCTGGACGCCCGCCGGCGTCCGCGAGCCGACCGTGTCCGCGACGGTGTACCAGTCGGCGTCGACGGCCGCGAACAGGTCGTCGAGGTGGCGGGGATCGGTGCGGAACCCGTCCATCGCGGTCAGGTGGACGTCGGCGTCCCCCGCCCGCGCGAGCGCCGCAGCCTCCCGGACGGATTCGACCATCGACTCCCGGGAGGAGCCAAGCACGGCATCGAGCTGTCGGTCGCTGGTCGGCGCGAACAGGTCGACCACGTCGACGCCGGCGTCGAGGGCGGCCTCGACGTCGCCCGGAACCGCGCGGGCGAGCCCCGTCACGTCGGCCGCCACGTCGAGTCGCTCACAGACCTTTCGGGTCCGCTCGCCGGCGACGGGGAA
It encodes the following:
- a CDS encoding acetylglutamate/acetylaminoadipate kinase, translated to MSESNAAVGPGQPPLVVKVGGARAVDPAGVIEDVAHIAAAGRQVVVVHGGSTAVDDTLEAMGREPEYVTTPSGVSGRFTDAPTMEVFEMVLPGKLNTELVTDLRAAGVNAVGLSGVDGGLVTGSRKSAVRVVEDGKKKIRRGDHAGKPESVNADLLDSLLADGYVPAVSPPMLADDGTAANADADRVAALLAAELGGELVLLTDVEGVYEDPDDPETLIDEASTPAEFAAVEEAAEGFMSRKVHAAEEALTGGAEGVVVSDATLRKPLLAALEGHGTWIAKEAVAGEEPTAANGGDAE
- a CDS encoding LeuA family protein, with product MKLLDLTLREGEQRPGVEYTVDQKVAAARELDELGADFLQIGFPVAGERTRKVCERLDVAADVTGLARAVPGDVEAALDAGVDVVDLFAPTSDRQLDAVLGSSRESMVESVREAAALARAGDADVHLTAMDGFRTDPRHLDDLFAAVDADWYTVADTVGSRTPAGVQQFLADLDTDLGSVGVHFHEDLGVGTANALAAGRVGAGKVDVSVGGIGERAGNTATEEFVAAAAVGVEPIDLAVDEPSLLPVARRVLETLDEDVSPTKPLLGDEVFSHESGLHTAAMLDEPSTFEPFDPARFGGERRLLFGASTGAGAARTLLERAGREPTEARVEALLSRLAELDEEVGVDEAVEMAGDVAA
- a CDS encoding aspartate aminotransferase family protein; this encodes MTGEGFVFSEKPIEIESGSGVTLTASDGTEYLDFGASYACTPLGHSPPAVVDAIREQAEELLYVQGSYPVAARTALQEQLGEVAPGDLSKVWLCNSGTEANEAALKFARSATDRENVVVAKRAFHGRTLGALSLTWKDDYRDPFGPLPGGVEFVPYGDEAALAEAVDDETAAVFLEPIQGEGGVHPAGDAYLRTAREVTEEASAALVLDEIQTGVGRTGTMWACQSAGIVPDVLTAAKGVASGLPLGVTLCADWIAEGAGNHGSTFAGNPVVAAAAGATLTQLQAESVPENAAAVGEHLRAELRAAVDEHDLPVREVRGDGLMIGVEVKRGSMRVLRELALSEQLLALPAGRSVVRLLPPLVIDESHAESAVDSLVEVLG
- the argF gene encoding ornithine carbamoyltransferase, encoding MYDNDTATTFPTDLLTIDQLSPAALRRLLDRAAAIKAGEEPARLDDRSVAMVFEKPSTRTRTSFEAGVTELGGHPTFLGQDDIHLGHGEPLKDTARALSQYVDALVARLNSHDDLAELAAHADVPVVNALTDRAHPCQTLADLLTLREIAAEEGGELQDLTLAWVGDGNNVARSLVVGCALAGVELRVATPEGYGVDDEALAAAAAADGEPTLFDSPGAAVAGADVVYTDVWVSMGDSEAKIPDFEGFQVDEALLGDAKLMHCLPANRGQEVTDGALESEQSVVWQQAGNRKPTQQALLLELITGSR
- a CDS encoding [LysW]-lysine hydrolase, yielding MVDGVPDPTGALDTLGRELLAELVAIPSQSGEEADAAAHLAGFFAEHGREASIDDAGNVRAPGDESVLLTSHVDTVPGQIPVRVEDGDEELGVDGPVLWGRGSVDATGPLVAMAVAAVETGVSFVGVVGEETDSRGARHLIEARDAPEAVINGEPSGWDAITLGYRGIVGGEYAVSTAASHGARPDANAIDHATAWWERVRDAVDAANEDVEPGGFDTITATATSIDGGLSDDGSTVAASMATRFRVPPSETPESVRELVDDCRREGGVSWGQSIPPLVASPRSTPAAALRKGIRDAGGEPTHLHKTGTADANLYADAWDVPVVTYGPGDAALDHAPDERLPLSEFDRAVTVLTTACEGLTD